Proteins encoded by one window of Streptomyces sp. NBC_01477:
- a CDS encoding zinc-binding dehydrogenase: MKAVAIEAFGPPEGLAVIDIPVPAPAAGQVLIASEAIGVGGVDAVIRRGVLASYGFQEGHIPGSEVAGTVTAVGDGVDTSWVGRRVWAATGLGGGYVEQAVAAVEEILPLPADLSAADAVTLGSSGAVAHFALAHAHFAPGESVLVRGAAGSIGIMVVQLAARGGAGAVAVTTSSAGRGDRLRELGATHVLDRSGAGGEDAPAGYDVIIDIVAGADMPAFFARLRPNGRMVAVGVVAGPPPADFGMAMVAAFQKSLTFATFSTDTVPGAERRAVRAEQFAAAARGELHTVVHEALPLEQAVLAHRKMDAGEVFGRIVLTP; this comes from the coding sequence TTGAAGGCAGTCGCGATCGAGGCGTTCGGACCTCCGGAAGGCCTGGCGGTCATCGACATCCCCGTCCCGGCCCCCGCCGCCGGACAGGTGCTGATCGCCAGCGAGGCGATCGGCGTCGGCGGCGTCGACGCGGTGATCCGGCGCGGCGTGCTCGCCTCGTACGGCTTCCAGGAAGGCCACATCCCCGGCAGCGAGGTGGCGGGCACCGTGACCGCGGTCGGCGACGGTGTCGATACGTCCTGGGTCGGCCGGCGCGTGTGGGCGGCCACCGGGCTGGGCGGCGGCTACGTCGAGCAGGCGGTCGCCGCCGTCGAGGAGATCCTGCCGCTCCCCGCGGACCTCTCCGCCGCCGACGCGGTGACGCTGGGGAGTTCAGGGGCGGTGGCCCACTTCGCCCTCGCCCACGCCCACTTCGCGCCTGGCGAATCGGTGCTGGTGCGCGGCGCGGCCGGCAGCATCGGGATCATGGTGGTCCAGCTCGCGGCCCGCGGCGGGGCCGGCGCGGTGGCGGTCACGACGTCGTCGGCCGGGCGCGGCGACCGGCTGCGCGAACTCGGCGCGACCCATGTGCTGGACCGCTCGGGCGCGGGCGGCGAGGACGCTCCCGCGGGCTACGACGTCATCATCGACATCGTCGCCGGCGCGGACATGCCCGCCTTTTTCGCCAGGCTCCGTCCGAACGGTCGCATGGTGGCCGTCGGCGTGGTCGCCGGCCCACCGCCGGCGGACTTCGGCATGGCGATGGTGGCGGCGTTCCAGAAGTCGCTGACCTTCGCCACCTTCAGCACGGACACCGTGCCCGGGGCCGAGCGGCGTGCCGTGCGGGCCGAGCAGTTCGCCGCCGCGGCCCGCGGTGAACTGCACACGGTGGTGCACGAAGCGCTCCCGCTGGAGCAGGCCGTCCTGGCGCACCGGAAGATGGACGCGGGCGAGGTGTTCGGCCGGATCGTACTGACGCCGTAG
- a CDS encoding TetR/AcrR family transcriptional regulator, giving the protein MTDHLPHTLRSDAQDNRERILDAAREVFAAEGLNVPMREIARRAGVGPATLYRRFPTKELLATEAFADQLSACHTIVEEGLADPDPWHGFCLVIEKVCELHARSRGFTAAFMSAFPHAMDFAAGREHTLASVAELAGRAKAAGRLRPDFVLDDLILVLMANSGIHATSPAARVTASRRFAALAIQAFRTSPQHAPLPPAAQLAAAVPHTDL; this is encoded by the coding sequence GTGACCGACCATTTGCCTCACACCCTGCGCTCCGATGCCCAGGACAACCGCGAGCGCATCCTCGACGCGGCCCGCGAGGTCTTCGCCGCCGAAGGCCTGAACGTGCCGATGCGGGAGATCGCCCGGCGCGCCGGGGTCGGCCCCGCCACCTTGTACCGCCGCTTCCCGACGAAGGAGCTGCTGGCCACGGAGGCCTTCGCGGACCAGCTGTCCGCGTGCCACACCATCGTCGAGGAGGGGCTCGCCGACCCGGACCCGTGGCACGGCTTCTGCCTGGTGATCGAGAAGGTCTGCGAGCTGCACGCCCGCAGCCGGGGCTTCACCGCGGCCTTCATGTCGGCCTTCCCCCACGCGATGGACTTCGCCGCGGGCCGCGAACACACCCTGGCCTCGGTCGCCGAACTGGCCGGCCGCGCCAAAGCCGCGGGCCGCCTGCGCCCCGACTTCGTCCTGGACGACCTGATCCTGGTGCTGATGGCCAACAGCGGTATCCACGCCACCTCGCCGGCCGCGCGGGTCACGGCCTCCCGCCGCTTCGCCGCGCTCGCGATCCAGGCGTTCCGGACGTCCCCGCAGCACGCGCCCCTGCCGCCGGCGGCACAGTTGGCGGCGGCGGTGCCGCACACCGACCTGTGA
- a CDS encoding HAD family hydrolase, with protein MALIVLWDIDRTLIDNGGVSKEIYAAAYETVTGRRPLEPPVTQGRTDRLVMRDMFARNGAAEPEWPRVEAALSRAGQDRLATLRTRGAALPGAREALKAASVRPGWVSSVLTGNIAANARLKLAAFGLDPLLDLAVGAYGADAEARPDLVAVARDRVHRTRGLPATTPVVLLGDTPQDVAAALASGSHIIAVSTGTDSPAALTAAGAPVVLPDLTDTARVLRLLETVEGA; from the coding sequence ATGGCGCTGATCGTCCTGTGGGACATCGACCGCACGCTCATCGACAACGGCGGGGTGAGCAAGGAGATCTACGCGGCGGCGTACGAGACGGTGACGGGACGCCGTCCGCTGGAGCCGCCGGTCACGCAGGGCCGTACCGACCGCCTGGTCATGCGGGACATGTTCGCGCGGAACGGCGCGGCCGAACCGGAGTGGCCGCGGGTCGAAGCCGCCCTGTCCCGGGCCGGCCAGGACCGGCTCGCCACTCTGCGGACGCGGGGCGCCGCATTGCCCGGGGCCCGGGAGGCCCTCAAGGCGGCGTCCGTACGGCCCGGTTGGGTGTCCTCCGTCCTGACGGGCAACATCGCCGCCAACGCCCGCCTCAAACTGGCGGCCTTCGGCCTGGACCCCCTGCTGGACCTCGCGGTCGGGGCGTACGGCGCCGACGCCGAGGCCCGTCCCGACCTCGTGGCCGTCGCCCGCGACCGCGTCCACCGCACCCGCGGCCTCCCCGCCACCACCCCCGTCGTCCTCCTGGGCGACACCCCCCAGGACGTGGCCGCCGCCCTGGCCTCCGGATCCCACATCATCGCCGTCTCCACAGGCACCGACTCCCCCGCCGCCCTCACCGCGGCCGGCGCCCCGGTCGTCCTCCCCGACCTGACCGACACCGCCCGCGTCCTGCGCCTCCTGGAGACCGTCGAAGGAGCCTGA
- a CDS encoding Uma2 family endonuclease encodes MGICRQGAFALLDEARRSLPDGFKAEISGDIVVMMVGPSGIRQRNLLVVRRQFDAHSPSDLVPSENTDLVTPGLGKSRNPALTYLPAAVLETTDNQVPAETAAIAVELVSPSNPENDWVGKVRDYPVMGIPLYLVVDARLKTVTLFSLPDGRKYHRREDADFGESLHIPQPFGFELDTATLLPYA; translated from the coding sequence ATGGGCATATGCCGGCAGGGCGCCTTCGCGCTCCTCGACGAGGCCCGCAGGAGTTTGCCGGACGGGTTCAAGGCCGAGATCTCGGGCGACATCGTCGTCATGATGGTCGGCCCCTCCGGCATCCGTCAGCGCAATCTCCTGGTGGTCAGGCGCCAGTTCGACGCGCACAGCCCGAGTGACCTGGTGCCGAGCGAGAACACGGACCTCGTCACCCCAGGGCTGGGCAAGAGCCGCAACCCCGCCCTGACGTACCTGCCGGCCGCCGTCCTGGAGACCACGGACAACCAGGTCCCCGCGGAGACCGCGGCCATCGCTGTCGAGCTGGTCTCGCCGTCGAACCCTGAGAACGACTGGGTGGGCAAGGTCAGGGACTACCCGGTGATGGGAATCCCGCTGTATCTCGTGGTGGACGCCAGGCTGAAGACCGTCACGCTCTTCAGCCTCCCCGACGGCCGCAAGTACCATCGCCGCGAGGACGCCGACTTCGGTGAGAGCCTCCACATCCCCCAACCGTTCGGCTTCGAGCTGGACACCGCGACGCTGCTGCCGTACGCCTGA
- a CDS encoding tyrosine-type recombinase/integrase, with the protein MVGRTPDQLLFTAPQDGPLRISNFRSRFFDPAVRAAGLDHLHLTPHKLRHTAASLAIASGADVDVIQIMLGHKSATLTLDVYGHLFPDRLDEVSDKLDERRAILLAKAKYGTVEAEREASKAKLAEARSMSS; encoded by the coding sequence ATGGTGGGCCGCACGCCGGACCAGCTCCTCTTCACCGCGCCCCAAGACGGCCCCTTGCGGATCAGCAACTTCCGCAGCCGCTTCTTCGACCCGGCGGTCCGCGCGGCCGGACTCGACCACCTCCACCTGACCCCGCACAAGCTGCGGCACACCGCCGCCTCACTCGCCATCGCGAGCGGCGCCGACGTGGACGTCATCCAGATCATGCTCGGCCACAAGTCCGCGACCCTGACCCTCGACGTCTACGGCCACCTCTTCCCCGACCGTCTAGACGAGGTCTCCGACAAGCTGGACGAGCGCCGGGCCATACTCCTCGCCAAGGCGAAGTACGGGACCGTCGAGGCAGAGCGCGAGGCGTCGAAAGCGAAGCTCGCAGAGGCAAGGTCGATGAGCTCCTGA
- a CDS encoding SMI1/KNR4 family protein: MQVGWSGVRERVIAVAEAENRVRGFGPLGYELFEPVLTLAEIAEVEAHLGVGLPDEYRTFLAEVGAGGPGPALHLTSLRRIDGRWGWVWDDDEERPWLLDPTGPFVETQDWPDRQIATLRAAGFEPTTRDAEDDYLDDYRRAFGDEGDNVFFLDRGRGAILISDNGCAMTGWLILVGPHRGELRHRDDGPNPPFRPYVDAERNPHTFRTWYLTWLERREAALL; the protein is encoded by the coding sequence ATGCAGGTGGGCTGGTCGGGAGTCAGGGAACGGGTCATCGCAGTGGCGGAGGCCGAGAATCGGGTTCGCGGCTTCGGACCGCTCGGGTACGAGCTCTTCGAGCCGGTCCTGACCCTCGCTGAGATCGCCGAGGTCGAAGCACACCTCGGCGTCGGGCTTCCCGACGAGTACCGCACGTTTCTGGCAGAGGTCGGCGCAGGCGGCCCTGGACCGGCACTCCACCTCACCTCGCTACGCCGGATCGACGGGCGATGGGGGTGGGTCTGGGACGACGACGAGGAGCGTCCCTGGCTGCTGGACCCCACCGGACCGTTCGTCGAGACCCAGGACTGGCCCGACCGGCAGATAGCGACACTTCGCGCCGCCGGCTTCGAACCCACGACCCGAGACGCGGAGGACGACTACCTCGACGACTACCGCCGGGCCTTCGGCGACGAAGGCGACAACGTCTTTTTCTTGGACCGCGGTCGAGGCGCGATCCTCATCAGTGACAACGGATGCGCGATGACCGGCTGGCTCATCCTCGTCGGCCCGCACCGCGGGGAACTCCGCCACCGGGACGACGGACCGAACCCGCCCTTCCGACCGTACGTCGACGCTGAACGAAACCCCCACACCTTCCGCACCTGGTACCTCACCTGGCTTGAGCGCCGCGAAGCAGCACTCCTATAA
- a CDS encoding DUF4365 domain-containing protein: MGDPETWQQEQISLAYVSAVATHAGCTIAAWNVDKDGVDVTLKRNHITVDLQMKCTHAATLLSDGQTYSFSLDAPTYNKLRDPYRSSAGFLGLVVVERDLDDWLVHSQQDLLMRCSGYWARVQDLPNPGNVDSKTLHLPKSQRIDSLGIDEMFDYAFKRLFPNAPEGDFK; encoded by the coding sequence GTGGGGGACCCGGAGACATGGCAACAAGAGCAGATCAGCCTTGCTTACGTTTCCGCTGTGGCCACCCACGCCGGGTGCACCATTGCAGCCTGGAACGTCGACAAGGATGGCGTTGACGTCACTCTGAAGCGAAACCACATCACCGTGGACCTTCAGATGAAATGCACGCATGCCGCAACCTTGCTTAGCGACGGGCAGACCTACTCCTTCTCGCTCGATGCGCCTACCTATAACAAGCTCCGTGACCCATACCGGAGTTCGGCGGGGTTTCTCGGGTTGGTGGTCGTTGAGCGAGATCTTGACGACTGGCTCGTTCACAGTCAACAGGATCTCCTGATGAGGTGCTCGGGATACTGGGCACGCGTCCAAGACCTACCGAACCCCGGGAATGTCGATAGCAAAACGCTCCACTTGCCAAAATCGCAGCGCATCGATTCCCTCGGCATTGACGAGATGTTCGATTACGCGTTCAAGAGGCTCTTTCCGAACGCGCCGGAGGGAGATTTCAAATGA
- a CDS encoding nucleoside deaminase, whose protein sequence is MRAERNTVARELIQVDQEFLMRAIELSRRSLEDEGKTPFGAIVVVRGEIVSEGTSSVVELSDPTAHAEVMALRGAGRKLGRHLLEDGVMYASSEPCPMCLVACYWARLPRIVFGATSHDVAVNGFEDLQLYRELTYPAESRSLREDVAGGSIREQAVEVLQSWSEALPVPVVPKL, encoded by the coding sequence GTGAGAGCTGAAAGGAACACCGTGGCAAGGGAACTAATCCAGGTAGACCAAGAATTCCTTATGCGCGCGATCGAATTGTCGCGCCGTTCCTTGGAAGACGAGGGGAAGACTCCGTTTGGTGCCATCGTTGTGGTTCGGGGCGAGATCGTGAGTGAAGGAACTAGCAGTGTCGTGGAGTTGTCCGACCCAACAGCGCATGCCGAAGTGATGGCCCTTCGCGGCGCGGGGCGAAAGCTTGGACGCCACTTGCTTGAGGACGGCGTCATGTATGCGAGCAGCGAGCCGTGCCCCATGTGCCTGGTTGCCTGCTACTGGGCTCGCTTGCCGCGCATCGTGTTCGGCGCCACAAGCCACGATGTTGCTGTAAACGGCTTCGAGGACTTGCAGCTCTATCGCGAGCTGACATACCCAGCCGAGAGCCGTTCGCTTCGAGAGGACGTGGCTGGCGGGAGCATCAGGGAACAGGCTGTCGAAGTGCTCCAGTCCTGGTCTGAGGCGTTGCCGGTACCGGTAGTCCCTAAGCTCTAG
- a CDS encoding GntR family transcriptional regulator — protein sequence MEPQPTAVSPPIHLRIADDLRMQIERGDLAPGASLPTLADICERYSCSMNSARSAITLLKAQGLITAGRGRAPVVRIPPGKVVRSSERHQAEKDLARRPASERAGIGEAETNLNMSIVDQVFDSTYDTITAGSQLAEVFGIATSDLLLRRRYISKDTRTDRLLSFSTSYMPVSLVSSNPDLMDETKEPWPGGTQHQLSTVGVEIMCMVDQVTGRMPTTVEAQQWGLPDGVPLLLCRRISLDANNRTVEVSDAEYPADRTELRFITPLKPWRKKASTKS from the coding sequence ATGGAACCCCAGCCCACGGCCGTATCGCCGCCGATCCACCTCCGCATCGCCGACGACCTGCGCATGCAGATCGAGCGGGGAGACCTCGCTCCAGGGGCCTCACTTCCTACGCTCGCCGACATCTGCGAGCGCTACTCGTGCTCCATGAACTCAGCCCGATCGGCCATCACATTGCTCAAAGCGCAGGGGCTGATCACGGCAGGACGAGGAAGAGCGCCGGTCGTCCGCATCCCGCCGGGCAAAGTGGTGAGGTCTTCCGAGCGGCACCAGGCCGAGAAGGATCTAGCACGCCGACCGGCGAGCGAGCGGGCCGGTATAGGAGAAGCCGAAACAAACCTCAACATGTCAATCGTCGATCAGGTCTTCGACTCGACCTATGACACGATTACCGCTGGCTCGCAGCTTGCCGAAGTATTCGGAATTGCGACATCGGATTTGCTGCTGCGGCGCCGCTACATCTCAAAGGACACTCGGACAGATCGGCTGTTGTCGTTCAGTACGTCGTACATGCCAGTGTCGCTCGTCAGCTCCAACCCTGACCTGATGGATGAGACTAAGGAGCCGTGGCCAGGCGGCACACAGCATCAGCTTTCGACGGTCGGCGTGGAGATCATGTGCATGGTCGACCAGGTGACGGGCAGGATGCCCACCACAGTGGAGGCGCAACAGTGGGGACTTCCGGATGGCGTTCCGTTGCTCCTGTGTCGCCGGATCTCACTAGACGCCAACAACCGAACGGTCGAAGTATCCGACGCTGAGTATCCTGCCGACAGAACCGAACTCAGATTCATTACTCCGCTGAAGCCCTGGCGAAAAAAGGCGAGCACCAAGTCGTAA
- a CDS encoding protein kilB, with the protein MERAEARLADRARERLAAVTDLVSALADHRRAMWVREDVRLRGSSSAEYAAARGESHVTRSAITGPLTRVVVLAPELAPLAQAAADATYALRKAPDTAALDGGRDAAIAACDRLVAATAALL; encoded by the coding sequence GTGGAGCGGGCCGAAGCCCGGTTGGCTGACCGGGCACGTGAGCGTCTTGCTGCGGTGACTGATCTGGTGTCCGCGTTGGCGGATCACCGCCGGGCGATGTGGGTTCGCGAAGACGTCCGGCTGCGGGGCAGTTCGTCGGCTGAGTATGCGGCGGCGCGCGGCGAGAGCCATGTCACCCGTTCTGCGATCACCGGCCCGCTGACCCGGGTGGTCGTCCTCGCGCCGGAGTTGGCGCCGCTGGCGCAGGCCGCGGCCGATGCGACGTACGCGCTGAGGAAGGCGCCGGACACTGCGGCCCTGGACGGCGGCCGGGATGCGGCCATCGCCGCCTGCGACCGGCTCGTTGCCGCGACTGCCGCGCTGCTCTGA
- a CDS encoding DUF2637 domain-containing protein, with the protein MSAPEIVRPELPPLSRVDRVLLVAATVLGVGVGGVGLAMSFDTVSAAAARWGFTTPGMLPLAIDLAIPVFTVVNLLLIRMDMALAWVRFVPWLLTGVTCWLNIAAGTSVSAKVAHGTMPLLWVVLSEVAAHVYAARIGAVTGRRMEKIRRSRWLLAPVSTFTLWRRMTLWEITSYGDALARERERQLARADLRAEHGRRWRTKTDRRTRVLLKLGELTPATVEPDPAPASDSATAGPAPTDTKPAPRKRDPKPAARPRPGRRTVDDVLAEARAVTAGWPFEHLTAERIRQAVSCGAAHSRTVRDTLRADRTTGDNGPQVVAA; encoded by the coding sequence ATGAGCGCCCCGGAGATCGTGCGGCCGGAGTTGCCGCCGCTGTCGCGTGTTGACCGGGTGCTGCTGGTTGCGGCGACGGTGCTGGGTGTGGGTGTGGGCGGTGTGGGGCTCGCTATGTCGTTCGACACGGTGTCTGCCGCTGCTGCCCGGTGGGGGTTCACGACGCCGGGGATGCTGCCGCTGGCGATCGACCTGGCTATTCCGGTGTTCACCGTGGTGAATCTGCTGTTGATCCGGATGGACATGGCGCTTGCCTGGGTGCGGTTCGTGCCCTGGCTGCTCACGGGGGTGACGTGCTGGCTGAACATCGCCGCGGGCACCTCGGTGTCGGCGAAGGTCGCGCACGGCACGATGCCGCTGCTGTGGGTGGTGCTCTCCGAGGTCGCCGCCCACGTCTACGCGGCACGGATCGGTGCGGTGACCGGCCGGCGGATGGAGAAGATCCGCCGGTCCCGCTGGCTGCTCGCCCCGGTGAGCACGTTCACGTTGTGGCGGCGGATGACGCTGTGGGAGATCACCTCCTACGGTGACGCGCTCGCCCGGGAGCGGGAACGGCAGCTCGCCCGCGCCGACCTCCGGGCGGAACACGGCCGCCGGTGGCGGACCAAGACCGACCGCCGTACCCGGGTGCTGCTCAAGCTCGGGGAACTCACCCCCGCCACCGTCGAGCCGGACCCGGCACCGGCGTCGGACAGCGCCACGGCCGGCCCGGCGCCGACCGATACCAAGCCCGCGCCGCGCAAGCGCGACCCGAAGCCCGCGGCCAGGCCCCGTCCGGGCCGCCGCACGGTCGATGACGTGCTGGCCGAGGCCCGTGCGGTTACCGCTGGGTGGCCGTTCGAGCACCTGACTGCGGAGCGTATCCGGCAGGCCGTGAGTTGCGGCGCCGCCCACTCCCGGACCGTTCGCGACACCCTGCGCGCGGACCGCACGACCGGCGATAACGGGCCGCAGGTGGTGGCAGCATGA
- a CDS encoding GGDEF domain-containing protein: protein MSTLLAACAAGIPLAAGWSAHLIWFRRRLNTARRDPLTGLWTRDGFTRRATALLRNPAAVVVLADVDRFKQVNDTHGHAAGDALLKATADRLAHYTGPHGVAGRLGGDEFAAVLIDHHGTVGDMLAVLGGVLARPATGLDPAVHTTVSLGWVRAADFPSEGLPELLRRADEAMYGAKRARAGVRRAGLGALFATLAGRRSGRPGTARAGVA, encoded by the coding sequence ATGAGCACCCTGTTAGCCGCTTGCGCGGCCGGCATACCGCTGGCCGCGGGCTGGTCGGCCCACCTGATCTGGTTCCGGCGCCGGTTGAACACGGCTCGCCGTGACCCGCTGACGGGGCTGTGGACGAGGGACGGCTTCACCCGCCGGGCCACCGCCCTGTTGCGCAACCCGGCCGCGGTGGTGGTGCTCGCCGATGTGGACCGGTTCAAGCAGGTCAACGACACTCACGGGCACGCCGCGGGGGATGCGCTGTTGAAGGCGACCGCGGACCGGCTCGCCCACTACACCGGTCCGCACGGTGTTGCCGGGCGGCTGGGCGGTGACGAGTTCGCCGCGGTGCTCATCGACCATCACGGCACGGTCGGCGACATGCTCGCCGTTCTCGGTGGTGTGCTCGCCCGCCCTGCTACCGGTCTTGACCCGGCGGTGCACACCACGGTTTCTCTCGGCTGGGTCCGCGCCGCAGACTTCCCCAGCGAGGGACTGCCGGAGTTGCTGCGGCGGGCAGATGAGGCCATGTATGGGGCCAAGCGTGCCCGCGCCGGTGTCCGCCGGGCCGGTCTTGGTGCTCTGTTCGCCACGCTCGCCGGTCGCCGGTCCGGACGGCCCGGCACCGCCCGTGCGGGTGTGGCGTGA
- a CDS encoding RRQRL motif-containing zinc-binding protein has translation MSPTFGQCYDPTGATWGTPTFPWKLAPDGMATRRQLRAKGLRPGGQPVAAQIMRRSRRRKSGYAVAYLYRVDLAKPVRPMTPGKWAAHAAAMLARRTCPVCRRDAGYVIPPTLGSCVPCAYPDEQRAA, from the coding sequence ATGTCCCCGACGTTCGGCCAGTGCTACGACCCGACCGGCGCCACCTGGGGGACGCCCACGTTCCCGTGGAAGCTGGCACCGGACGGCATGGCGACCCGCCGGCAGTTGCGGGCGAAGGGGCTACGGCCCGGCGGTCAGCCGGTCGCCGCTCAGATCATGCGCCGTTCCCGGCGCCGCAAGTCCGGCTACGCGGTCGCCTACCTCTACCGCGTCGACCTCGCGAAGCCGGTCCGGCCGATGACGCCGGGCAAGTGGGCCGCGCACGCCGCGGCGATGCTCGCCCGCCGCACCTGCCCGGTCTGCCGGCGGGACGCCGGATACGTCATCCCGCCGACGCTCGGCAGTTGCGTGCCCTGCGCCTACCCCGACGAACAGCGCGCCGCCTGA
- a CDS encoding cell division protein FtsK has translation MNHEEENELFNQLEADLVADFGGEVVDLGKARTARESADASGTAVPDSDTTGSGDASADPSTAAALDASGDAGVFGAGDPTAAVMVDGPAVAGPGYLGRLMGARRRETLPPWLRSATEFRTAARWAAGHYAHLVAYHGLRSPYYAGRLALQSPRGAARFVGGSLRWMADREGEPVRLAAVRREDAGEYLKLSRQRDGRVRLRTLVLALAAFIGLGSALAMYVLAPGWLLAVSATTVVLAMGSAGGRADAPVVSRAVELPKAQKLTSDIVLRALGSLGIPAINQAQGKGRDGFTFTAPITRDGPGWRAEGDLPYGVTVTDVIERRDRLASGLRRPLGCVWPEATPEEHTGRLVLWVGDQDMSTAKKPAWPLLKAGAVDLFRPVAFGTDQRGRWVDITLMYIAAVIGAIPRMGKTFLLRLLLLIAALDVRAELHTYDLKGTGDLDPVGERVSHRHRAGDDDEDIEYALADLREVRAELRRRAKMIRSLPRDICPESKVTSELANKPGLGLHPIVIGVDECQVWFEHPKHGAEFEEICTDLVKRGPATGIVLLLATQRPDAKALPTGISANASARFCLKVMGQLENDMVLGTSSYKRGIRATMFSWKDKGIHYFVGEGADARIVSSAYIDAPTAETIGLRARKLREAAGTLSGHALGESFDVAESAGYDLLRDILAVVPAEEPKVWSETVVVRLAELRPEVYGGWDPEGLAAALKPFGVTTVQVWGRTEAGKGANRKGIDRSRILTVIAERDGNRDAG, from the coding sequence GTGAACCACGAGGAAGAGAACGAACTCTTCAACCAGTTGGAAGCCGACTTGGTCGCCGACTTCGGCGGTGAGGTGGTGGACCTGGGCAAGGCCCGTACAGCCCGTGAGTCGGCCGACGCGTCGGGCACGGCCGTGCCCGACTCCGACACCACCGGATCGGGCGACGCGTCGGCCGATCCCAGCACCGCCGCCGCACTCGACGCGTCGGGCGACGCGGGTGTGTTCGGGGCGGGCGACCCGACCGCCGCGGTGATGGTCGACGGTCCGGCGGTTGCCGGTCCGGGTTATCTGGGTCGGCTGATGGGTGCCCGGCGTCGGGAGACCCTCCCGCCGTGGCTGCGCTCGGCTACCGAGTTCCGTACGGCCGCCCGCTGGGCTGCCGGGCATTACGCGCACCTGGTCGCGTACCACGGGCTGCGGTCCCCGTACTACGCCGGCCGGTTGGCGTTGCAGTCGCCGCGCGGTGCGGCCCGGTTCGTGGGCGGGTCGCTGCGGTGGATGGCCGACCGTGAGGGTGAGCCGGTCCGACTCGCCGCGGTCCGCCGCGAGGACGCGGGCGAGTACCTCAAGCTGTCGAGGCAGCGTGACGGCAGGGTGCGACTGCGCACCCTCGTACTCGCGCTCGCCGCGTTCATCGGCCTGGGGTCGGCGCTGGCCATGTACGTGCTCGCCCCGGGATGGCTGCTGGCCGTGTCGGCAACCACGGTCGTTCTGGCCATGGGGTCGGCCGGCGGTCGGGCCGACGCCCCGGTCGTGAGTCGGGCGGTGGAACTGCCCAAGGCGCAGAAGCTCACCAGCGACATCGTGCTGCGCGCCCTGGGCTCGCTGGGTATCCCGGCGATCAACCAGGCGCAGGGCAAGGGCCGTGACGGCTTCACCTTCACCGCCCCGATCACCCGCGACGGCCCCGGCTGGCGTGCCGAAGGCGACCTGCCCTACGGCGTGACCGTCACGGACGTGATCGAGCGGCGCGACCGGCTCGCGTCGGGGCTGCGGCGCCCGCTCGGGTGCGTGTGGCCTGAGGCCACGCCAGAAGAGCACACCGGCCGGTTGGTGCTGTGGGTCGGTGATCAGGACATGTCCACCGCGAAGAAGCCCGCGTGGCCGCTGCTCAAGGCCGGCGCGGTGGACCTGTTCCGCCCGGTGGCGTTCGGCACCGACCAGCGCGGACGCTGGGTGGACATCACGCTCATGTACATCGCGGCCGTCATCGGTGCCATCCCGCGGATGGGCAAGACGTTCCTGCTGCGCCTGCTGCTGCTCATCGCCGCACTCGACGTCCGGGCTGAGCTGCACACCTACGACCTCAAGGGCACCGGCGACCTCGACCCGGTCGGCGAGCGCGTGAGCCACCGGCACCGCGCCGGGGACGATGACGAGGACATCGAGTACGCCCTTGCCGACCTGCGCGAGGTGCGGGCGGAGCTGCGGCGCCGGGCGAAGATGATCCGTTCCCTGCCGCGGGACATCTGCCCGGAGTCCAAGGTGACCAGCGAGCTGGCGAACAAGCCGGGGCTGGGTCTGCACCCGATCGTGATCGGGGTGGATGAGTGCCAGGTGTGGTTCGAGCACCCCAAGCACGGGGCGGAGTTCGAAGAGATCTGCACCGACCTGGTCAAACGCGGTCCGGCCACCGGCATCGTGCTGCTGCTGGCCACGCAGCGACCGGACGCCAAGGCCCTGCCCACCGGGATCTCCGCGAACGCGTCCGCCCGGTTCTGCCTCAAGGTCATGGGGCAGCTGGAGAACGACATGGTGCTGGGCACCTCCAGCTACAAGCGGGGCATCCGGGCCACGATGTTCTCCTGGAAGGACAAGGGCATCCACTACTTCGTGGGTGAAGGCGCCGACGCCCGGATCGTGTCGTCCGCGTACATCGACGCACCGACCGCGGAGACGATCGGCCTGCGCGCCCGCAAGCTGCGTGAAGCCGCCGGGACGCTGTCCGGGCACGCCCTGGGCGAGTCCTTCGACGTGGCCGAGTCCGCCGGGTACGACCTGCTGCGCGACATCCTCGCCGTGGTGCCGGCCGAAGAGCCCAAGGTGTGGTCCGAGACCGTGGTGGTCCGGCTCGCCGAGCTGCGCCCGGAGGTCTACGGCGGCTGGGACCCCGAAGGTCTCGCCGCCGCCCTCAAGCCGTTCGGTGTGACCACGGTGCAGGTGTGGGGCCGAACCGAGGCGGGCAAGGGCGCCAACCGCAAGGGCATCGACCGCTCCCGTATCCTCACCGTGATTGCGGAGCGTGACGGAAACCGGGACGCGGGCTAG